The DNA region GGGGACGCTCCCGGGGCTGCCGCGCAGCGCTTCCATCTCGACGCGCCCGCCTGGTTCCGTGACACCCAGGCTCCTCCGCTGCTCGCCGAGGTCTCGCGTGCGGTGTGGCAGGAACGCGTGCTGCACGCCCGCTACGCGGCGCGCGGTGGTGGCACCCGGCAGCGGCGGCTGGAGCCGTACGGGCTGGTGCTCAAGGCGGGGCAGTGGTACGTCGCGGCGCGCGGGCCCGGCGGGCGCATCCGTTCCTATCGCGTGGACCGGTTCGAGAGTGCCGAGGCGGGCGAGGAACGTTTCGAGCGTGACCCGGACTTCGATCTCGCCGACTACTGGGCCACCGCGGCGCGGGAGTTCACCCGGGCCATGCTGCGCGAACGCGCCTTGGTGAGGCTGAGCCCGCTGGCCGTTGAGCACCTCGCCGTGTTGCTGGAGCCGGTCGCCGCCGCCGACGCCCTCGGCACTGCCGGTCCCGCGGACGCCGACGGCTGGATCACCGTGACCCTGCCGCTGGAGAGCTGGGAGATCGGCTACTTCGAACTCCTGCGGCTGGGCCCGGAAGCCGAGGTCCTCCACCCACCCGAACTGCGTGCCCGCCTGGCCGAGGCGGCCCGCCGCGCCGCCGCTCTCTACGCCTGAGCGTCGGCACGCCTGAGCGTCGGTACACCTGAGCGGCCGGCCCGGCAGGGCGGCCGCCCCGGGAAAGGCGGACCCGGCGCCCCGACACGCGGTGCGGCGCGCACCGTTGGGCCGCGGACCGGGTGCCGGGGTTCCGCGCGGGTCGGGGGTGGGGGTTTCGAGCGCGCGTGGGGTCAGGTGGTGTGGATGTTCTGGCCCGGGGTGAGGATTCCCGCCGGGTCGTAGCGCCGCTTGGCCCGTCGCACTCGTTCCCACTGCTGCCCGTAGTGGCGGATCCAGTCCGCCCGGGCCATCCCGGGGATCGCGCCGATCAGGTAGCGTTTGCCGCCCAGCTCGACGGCCCGTTCGTACAGGTGCCGGTTGCGTTCCAGCATCCGGGTGGTGTCCGCGCCGGGTGCGGGGAAGGCGAGCAGGTCGAAGTGCCAGCCCACCTCCTCGGTGGGCAGCACTGCCAGTGGTGTGGTGATCTTGTGGCGCGCGTAGGGGTAGAACAGCAGCAGTCCGGCGCCGAGGTCCGCGGCGGTCAGGACGTCGGCTGCTTCCCGCATGAACACTCCCGCCGTGGACGCGGGCAGGAACAGGCTCAGCCATGGCTTGGGCAGGCCCCAGAAGCCCGCCGTCCGCAGGTACGCGGCGAAGGCGTCGACCCGGAACGCGTACTCGCGCCAGCTCTGTTCCACCACCGTCGTCTCACCTGCCACCGGGTTCAGCCCCGCCAGGAGCTCCTCGCTTTCCCCCGCGCGTCCGGTGTCCCCGTAGGCCACCAGTTCTGCGGCGTACCGCCACCGCTTTCCGTCCGAGCTGCGCACCACGTTGCCGACCTGCAGGTCGAAGCGGCCGTCGGCCAGGATCTTCTGTTGGTCGGTGAGGTAGGTGTCCAGGTCGTCGTAGGCGAGGGTGAACACGGTGGAGCGTTCGCGCGCCGGCACCAGTGCCAGGGTCGCCTGCACGATGATTCCCGCCTGTCCGCCGCCGGCCAGTACCGCCTCGAACAGTTCCCGGTTGTTCTTCCGGGAGGCCGTCACCAGTTCACCGGTGCCGGTCACCACCTGCAGCTCGCGCACCGTGTCGGTTTGCAGGCCGTGGTGCTGCACTGCGCCGCCGATGCCGCCCACGCTCAGTGTCCCGCCCACCGACAGGTGCAGGTAGTCCGTCAGCGCTGGCGGTATCCAGCCCTTGGCGAGTGCGGCGTCGGTCAGCTGCGCCCAGGTGGCGCCGGCTTGCACCACGGCCTCGCCGGGGCGGACGGAGACGATCGTGTCCAGGCCACGGGCGTCGATGGCGATGCCGCCGCGCGGGTTGGCCTGACCGTAGCTGGAGTGCGATTCGAGTCCGGAGCGCCCGAGAAGCGCCGCGTCGCCGCTCTGTCCGTTGACGGCCACCGGGATGCGGTGGTGCCGGGCGAATGCGACGATGCGCTGCACGTCCCGTACGGAGGTGGGGCGTGCCACGGCGCGGGGTGCGGCGGTGATCAGGTGTCCGAAGTCGCCGGCGAACCGTTCCAGGTCTTCGCCGTTCAGGGTCACCGTGCCGTCCAGGGCGGGCAGTTCGGCGACGCCTGGGTCCGGTGTGGTGGCCCAGGTGCGGGTGGTGGTGTTCCACCCGAGTACGGCGGCGCCGACGCCGGTGATCAGGGCGCGGCGGGACAGTCCTGGCCTGCTCATATCAGGGTATCTCCGATCGGTCGTCACATCGGGGTTGTTGTACCGCAGTCATCTCGTCGGTCGCCTACCGGCCGTCCGGCCCGTAGAGCTTCCAGTCGTTGCAGCTCAGCAGGTGCATCCGGCCCGCAGTACCAGACCCTCGTCCACGTGCGGGGGCGTCACTGACCCGCCTGGCCGAGCCGGCGCTCGATCTCCCGCAGCTGCGCCATCGTGTGGTCCCACATGTGGCGCTGGTAGGCGGGGGCGTCGGCGGGAATGAGGGTGCTGGCGGCCTGTGCCTCCTCCAGCAGTGCCTGCCGGGCCTGGGGCAGGCGGGCCACCCGCGCGCCACTCTCGCTCAGCTCCCGCAGCACGTAGGCCAGTTTGTAGGCGTAGGCGCGGGGGCTGACCGTGAACAGGATCCGGTAGGCCCGCATTCCCTCCTCGCCGGTCAGGATCCGGTCGTTGTGGCTCATCAGCCGTACCCGTGCCGCAAGCAGCAGGTCCATGTGCACGTTCATGTGTCGTTTCCCCCTTGGTCGTTGCTCTCGTGGTGCACACCCCCACCCCCCTGGCGACGGCGCCGGGGCGCGACGGCTCGCGCGCCGCCGCCCGGACAGGCGGGCGGCGGCGCGTGGGCCGCGAGAGAGGGGGAGTGGGGTGTTGCACGAGTGTGCGGCGCGGACGCGGGGTGCGGCAAGGCGAAGAAAGGGTGGGCTGCGTCCTACCGCAACCCTTGCCTGACCTGGCAGGATTGGGGTCGGCATCCTCCCGGGCCGGGGCCGGAAAAACCCGTTGCACCCCCGGGGCGCGTTGCGCAAGAGTGGTCGCGCACAGAACGCCGTACCACCGCAGCGCAGCGAAGGAGGGAGTGCGCCATGAACGGCACAGCAGCCCGAGCCGCCCGTGGCCGTGGCTATCGCCGCCCCCGCTGTGGTACCTGCGCCGGCGCCGCCGGGCCCCGGACGCGCTGAGCCGCCGCGCCGCCCTGCCCTCGGCGGGCCGGTGGTGTCGCGCAAGATCTGTGTGGAGCAATGGTGTTGACGCTCCCCGAGGGCGACGGCGAGGGTGAGCTGGGCATGGGAGAGCCCAAGGGCCTGTAAAGCCCCCGCTTCGGCTGTGGCGGTTCGAATCCGTCCTCGCCCACCCCTGCCGCAGACCGGTCCCCGGCGGCGCCGGCTGACGGCGTGTTCATCTGATACCTCCAAGGAAACCCCGGCCTTCAGGCCGGGGAGGAATTGGATCGCCTGTGTAGCGGGACAGGTTGCAGCGATTCGCCGTCAAGGCGAACCGCTGCTCGGCAGGGGATTTGATCAAGCTCTGCATGAAGTAATGTCTCCCGCATGAAGATCGTTGTCCGGGTCAAGCTGGAGCCGTCGGCCTATCAGGCCGACGCTCTGGCTGCCACGCTGCGCGCGTGCAACCGGGCCGCGAATCGCATCTCCGAGGTGGCTTTCGCCACAGGCGAGAAGCGTCGTGTCGGTCTTCACCACCGGGTCTACCGGGACATGAAAGACACGTCGGATCTGTCGGCTCAGCCGATTGTTCTGACGATCAAGAAGGTCTGTGACGCCTACGCGACGTTGAAGGCCAACATCCGTGCCGGGAACCTCGGCCCGAAGGGGTCGAAGCGCCGGAACAAGGCCGAGTCGAAGCCGGTCGTCTTCCGTGAGGACGCGGCGCAGGCATTCGATGATCGGTGTCTCAGCTGGCAGCCGGACGCCCGCACCGTGTCGATCTGGACGACCGCCGGACGTTTGAAGGGCATCGGGTTCGTGTGTTCCGAGGCGGCGGCGAAGCTGATCGCCGACCGCCGGCAGGGTGAATCGGACCTGGTGTTCCGTGACGGGTCCTGGTACCTGTTCGCGACCTGCGACATTCCCGCGCCGCCCGTGGCCGAGCCGACGGATTGGCTCGGGGTGGATCTCGGGATCGTCAACATCGCCACCACCAGCGACGGACAGGTGTTGTCCGGGCGCAGGCTGGAGCGCCACCGCAAGCGGATGCGCGCCCTGACGGCGAAGTTGCAGGCGAAGAAGACCAAGAACGCCAAGCGCCGGTTGAAGGCGATCAAGCGCCGTGAGCAGCGCTTCGCGACCGATACCAACCACTGCATCTCCAAGACTCTCGTACAGACCGCTGAACGCACCTCGCGCGGGATCGCCGTGGAAGACCTGACGGGCATCCGCGAGAGGGTCAAGGCCAAGCACGACCAGCGGTACCGACTCC from Kitasatospora cathayae includes:
- a CDS encoding RNA-guided endonuclease InsQ/TnpB family protein, with protein sequence MKIVVRVKLEPSAYQADALAATLRACNRAANRISEVAFATGEKRRVGLHHRVYRDMKDTSDLSAQPIVLTIKKVCDAYATLKANIRAGNLGPKGSKRRNKAESKPVVFREDAAQAFDDRCLSWQPDARTVSIWTTAGRLKGIGFVCSEAAAKLIADRRQGESDLVFRDGSWYLFATCDIPAPPVAEPTDWLGVDLGIVNIATTSDGQVLSGRRLERHRKRMRALTAKLQAKKTKNAKRRLKAIKRREQRFATDTNHCISKTLVQTAERTSRGIAVEDLTGIRERVKAKHDQRYRLHSWAFAQLGAFVQYKAERAGVAVVHVDPRNTSRQCSACWHTHKTNRVDQATFACRACGMTMHADINGSRNIRHRAADAWQRGAVNRPSTA
- a CDS encoding FAD-binding protein — protein: MSRPGLSRRALITGVGAAVLGWNTTTRTWATTPDPGVAELPALDGTVTLNGEDLERFAGDFGHLITAAPRAVARPTSVRDVQRIVAFARHHRIPVAVNGQSGDAALLGRSGLESHSSYGQANPRGGIAIDARGLDTIVSVRPGEAVVQAGATWAQLTDAALAKGWIPPALTDYLHLSVGGTLSVGGIGGAVQHHGLQTDTVRELQVVTGTGELVTASRKNNRELFEAVLAGGGQAGIIVQATLALVPARERSTVFTLAYDDLDTYLTDQQKILADGRFDLQVGNVVRSSDGKRWRYAAELVAYGDTGRAGESEELLAGLNPVAGETTVVEQSWREYAFRVDAFAAYLRTAGFWGLPKPWLSLFLPASTAGVFMREAADVLTAADLGAGLLLFYPYARHKITTPLAVLPTEEVGWHFDLLAFPAPGADTTRMLERNRHLYERAVELGGKRYLIGAIPGMARADWIRHYGQQWERVRRAKRRYDPAGILTPGQNIHTT
- a CDS encoding helix-turn-helix transcriptional regulator, translated to MRASRAIALLLLLQNRRTMTAAQLAAELEVSERTVQRDVAALIEAGVPVYAERGRGGGYRLVDGYRSRLTGLERAEAEVLHLAALPGPLREMGLSGQALAARVKIAAVLGDAPGAAAQRFHLDAPAWFRDTQAPPLLAEVSRAVWQERVLHARYAARGGGTRQRRLEPYGLVLKAGQWYVAARGPGGRIRSYRVDRFESAEAGEERFERDPDFDLADYWATAAREFTRAMLRERALVRLSPLAVEHLAVLLEPVAAADALGTAGPADADGWITVTLPLESWEIGYFELLRLGPEAEVLHPPELRARLAEAARRAAALYA